One Bacteroidota bacterium DNA window includes the following coding sequences:
- a CDS encoding T9SS type A sorting domain-containing protein, which produces MRKALLLFILAIVFFCSETQALWTNKTMMFGGISRSYRVYQSVNYNASVPASLIIALHGLGDDMNNFSGIGLNYIADTANIICIFPQAIVDPLLGSSAWNSGAGYMGYTLNAGINDIGFINALIDTAIAKYAIDIHRVYLCGFSMGGFMTERMALQSNTRIAAFGSMSGTIGNMLTNLNPGRHVPIIHFHGTSDSTVYYSGNLYGMDAEALISFWVGNNACDTTPVTFSFPNTANDSITVERYQYSSGTLESEVWFYKMIGASHTLLFQPTNDITEVMEMWQFFRRHTLATAGIPVQANPETDVQIYPNPASTFVNVNLPEGSNEHFTLDIYNVQGVKVSSEQMTGTSNIINVSDQGFASGMYFFRISGNGMNCAQKVLIKK; this is translated from the coding sequence ATGAGAAAAGCCTTACTCCTCTTTATTTTGGCAATTGTTTTCTTTTGCAGCGAAACTCAGGCATTGTGGACCAATAAAACCATGATGTTTGGCGGTATCTCAAGAAGCTACCGGGTATATCAATCGGTGAACTACAACGCATCTGTACCGGCCTCACTAATCATAGCGCTGCACGGACTGGGTGATGACATGAACAATTTTTCGGGCATCGGGCTGAACTACATTGCTGACACGGCAAATATCATCTGCATATTCCCTCAGGCAATTGTAGATCCTTTACTCGGGAGCTCTGCATGGAATTCGGGTGCAGGATATATGGGTTACACCCTCAACGCAGGTATCAATGATATCGGGTTTATAAATGCATTGATTGATACTGCTATTGCAAAATACGCCATTGATATCCATCGCGTGTATCTGTGCGGTTTCTCGATGGGCGGTTTCATGACGGAGCGTATGGCGCTGCAGTCCAATACAAGAATAGCGGCCTTTGGTTCCATGTCGGGCACCATCGGAAATATGCTTACTAATTTAAACCCGGGAAGGCATGTTCCCATCATTCATTTTCATGGCACATCTGATTCTACAGTTTATTATTCAGGTAACTTGTACGGAATGGATGCTGAAGCCCTGATAAGTTTCTGGGTGGGGAATAATGCCTGTGATACTACGCCTGTAACATTCAGTTTCCCGAATACGGCTAATGACAGTATAACCGTGGAACGCTATCAGTATTCGAGCGGCACTCTTGAATCGGAAGTATGGTTCTATAAAATGATTGGCGCAAGTCATACACTGCTCTTTCAACCTACGAATGATATCACTGAGGTGATGGAAATGTGGCAGTTCTTCAGGAGGCATACGCTGGCTACGGCCGGTATCCCGGTTCAGGCGAATCCTGAAACAGACGTGCAGATATATCCTAATCCGGCGAGTACTTTTGTAAATGTGAATCTTCCTGAAGGAAGCAATGAGCACTTCACTCTTGATATATATAATGTACAAGGTGTGAAAGTGTCATCGGAGCAGATGACCGGCACTTCCAATATTATTAATGTGAGCGACCAAGGATTTGCAAGCGGCATGTATTTTTTCAGGATATCGGGCAATGGTATGAACTGTGCTCAAAAGGTACTGATTAAAAAATAA
- a CDS encoding tetratricopeptide repeat protein, producing the protein MQQFGGRTSFSKIVVFIFCLIAFMPLMLVAQTGRGIIVNKDKEKSGFTRAVVVGVSEYPNLPENRQLQFADDDALLFYALLKRLYPAKDNENIRLILNAEASAVQIKETISELIDESSGGDRLIIYFAGHGDVFSDSAKRIDDAFLLCHGASTDADYSISDAVSMMDLHKLIASGLEKNISVLLVTDACRSGKYATSQTGAYATARVLSEKWDKISRIASCQANESSYEDPQWGGGHGAFTYFLIDGMAGAADEMGDSLVDFSELEFYVKKSVRMATAKKQNPVFLGDANTEISSVSGEKFDKQMNVESLLASRATGNPVFSADTAVNKIILAFMSCLHSDRLLEPADACAYSYYKDLQNSQADKKTIRKAKGSLFVALDNSAQKVLDIYLSGSGNMPPAAQFEKAAREIGVARELFITKTALIKTMLPKKLFLEAMAIIRAENRPEYKTAEKKLKKSNKLDKNAAYSYNALGKLYLLNGHYAVAETSLKKAIERAPRWTYPKSNLGLVYSSRRMWAQSENIFRGLVLSDSTFSWGYNNLGCLYFDQGKYENCRLLWQKAIRLQPGDPVPVMNLGTLAKDQGRLADAKKYFMEAKIMDTLYADVNIKLGDYYSTFIDSLKVAENYYLKAISLEPFFAEYYNSLGNFYKGFDVTLPVYHLSEALFRKAIELDPYNEDAYYNLSSYYLSTGDIAASEKIMKQCMSKCKGSARSLYLMGINSWNRKEYTGAEKIFKTSIEKDPLFLSSYLKLGEFYEQLNRPADAEKLYRDAAFIFPDSPLLYYRLANFYFRQNTTDSAIRWYRKSIEVDSFYSYGYSSLAYIFLKQGNFQSAKQYFLEAQQLNPYKHKSVEFAYLLKSRADSLALDALSDQTASGKQKLKTVVNAYNTALELDPGNVNTAIGIAHVYYLTDKPEDAMKYIEPLQSSGTLSLLIKESVNALYARILLDLNKPAEAINIYDVLMANDPFPSYLGKALALYQQGNTDAAILLFKKEKIENPQYLNQTWLKTMYSPKTLKLIESLSQLCNK; encoded by the coding sequence ATGCAACAGTTCGGGGGCAGAACGTCTTTTAGCAAAATCGTCGTTTTCATCTTTTGCCTGATTGCGTTTATGCCGTTGATGCTCGTTGCTCAAACAGGAAGAGGCATTATTGTTAATAAGGATAAGGAAAAGTCTGGTTTTACACGCGCCGTTGTGGTCGGTGTTTCCGAATATCCGAATCTTCCTGAAAACCGCCAGCTGCAATTTGCCGACGATGATGCACTGCTATTTTATGCCCTTCTTAAACGTCTGTATCCGGCAAAAGACAACGAAAATATCCGTCTTATCCTGAATGCCGAAGCAAGCGCGGTGCAAATCAAAGAAACTATTTCAGAACTTATAGATGAATCGTCCGGCGGCGACCGCCTGATTATTTATTTTGCCGGTCATGGCGATGTGTTCAGCGATTCGGCGAAACGCATTGACGATGCATTCCTGCTTTGTCACGGCGCTTCTACAGATGCCGATTATTCAATCTCAGATGCCGTCAGCATGATGGATTTACATAAACTGATAGCTTCAGGTCTTGAAAAAAATATTTCGGTTCTTTTAGTAACCGATGCCTGCCGTTCGGGAAAATATGCTACTTCACAAACCGGTGCATATGCTACTGCCCGCGTACTGTCTGAAAAATGGGACAAAATTTCACGCATCGCATCATGCCAGGCCAACGAGTCATCCTATGAAGATCCGCAATGGGGAGGCGGCCATGGCGCTTTTACTTATTTTCTTATTGATGGAATGGCAGGTGCCGCCGACGAAATGGGCGACAGCCTGGTTGACTTCTCTGAGCTGGAATTCTATGTAAAAAAATCGGTACGCATGGCAACGGCCAAGAAACAAAATCCGGTGTTTCTGGGAGATGCCAACACGGAAATTTCATCCGTCAGCGGCGAGAAATTTGATAAGCAAATGAACGTCGAATCATTACTGGCTTCGCGTGCTACTGGCAATCCTGTATTTTCGGCAGATACGGCTGTGAATAAAATTATTCTTGCATTTATGTCATGCCTGCATTCAGACCGTTTGCTTGAACCGGCTGATGCATGCGCCTATTCTTACTATAAAGACTTGCAAAATTCTCAGGCCGATAAAAAGACCATACGCAAAGCGAAAGGAAGTCTCTTTGTGGCTTTGGATAATAGTGCGCAAAAAGTTCTTGATATTTATCTCAGCGGTAGCGGGAATATGCCGCCGGCAGCACAATTCGAGAAAGCCGCACGGGAAATTGGAGTTGCCCGCGAATTATTCATCACCAAAACGGCGCTTATAAAAACAATGCTTCCCAAAAAGCTCTTCCTCGAAGCCATGGCTATAATTCGTGCCGAAAACAGGCCAGAATACAAAACGGCAGAAAAGAAACTGAAAAAATCGAATAAACTGGATAAAAATGCTGCGTATTCATACAATGCATTAGGAAAACTCTATCTGCTCAACGGTCATTATGCTGTTGCTGAAACAAGTCTTAAAAAAGCTATTGAGCGCGCTCCCCGGTGGACTTATCCAAAGAGCAATCTGGGTTTGGTATATAGCAGCAGAAGAATGTGGGCGCAGTCGGAAAATATTTTTCGTGGTCTTGTACTTTCCGACAGTACTTTTTCGTGGGGCTACAATAACCTCGGCTGTCTGTATTTTGATCAGGGGAAATACGAGAACTGCCGCTTGCTGTGGCAAAAAGCAATTCGCCTGCAACCCGGCGACCCTGTACCTGTTATGAATCTGGGTACACTCGCCAAAGATCAGGGGCGGTTGGCCGATGCCAAAAAATATTTTATGGAAGCAAAGATCATGGATACGCTGTATGCTGATGTCAATATCAAATTAGGTGACTATTACAGCACATTCATCGATTCACTTAAAGTCGCCGAAAATTATTATTTAAAAGCCATTTCACTGGAACCGTTTTTTGCAGAATACTATAATTCATTGGGAAATTTCTACAAAGGTTTCGATGTCACCCTGCCTGTTTATCATTTGTCTGAGGCCCTTTTCAGAAAAGCCATTGAGCTTGATCCGTACAATGAAGATGCCTATTATAATTTAAGCAGTTATTATTTGAGCACCGGCGATATTGCTGCTTCAGAGAAAATAATGAAGCAGTGTATGTCAAAATGCAAAGGCTCTGCCAGGTCGTTGTATCTGATGGGCATTAATTCCTGGAACCGAAAAGAATATACCGGCGCTGAAAAAATCTTCAAAACTTCCATAGAAAAAGACCCGCTTTTTCTCAGCAGTTATCTTAAACTCGGTGAATTCTATGAACAGCTGAATCGCCCGGCTGACGCGGAAAAACTCTATCGTGATGCCGCTTTTATTTTTCCCGATTCGCCTTTGCTGTATTATCGTCTTGCCAATTTCTACTTTAGACAAAATACCACTGATTCTGCCATTCGTTGGTACCGGAAAAGTATTGAGGTCGATTCGTTCTATTCATACGGCTATTCTTCACTTGCCTATATTTTTCTGAAACAGGGGAATTTCCAATCGGCAAAACAATATTTTTTGGAAGCACAACAACTCAATCCTTACAAGCACAAGTCAGTCGAGTTTGCTTACCTTTTAAAAAGCCGCGCCGATTCGCTGGCTCTCGACGCCCTGAGTGATCAAACTGCTTCGGGAAAACAGAAACTTAAAACTGTTGTGAATGCCTATAATACTGCATTAGAGCTGGACCCCGGCAATGTGAACACTGCCATTGGCATTGCGCATGTTTATTATCTAACCGATAAACCTGAAGATGCAATGAAATATATTGAACCGCTGCAATCATCGGGAACCTTGTCTTTGCTCATTAAGGAATCTGTAAATGCTCTGTATGCCCGAATTCTTCTTGATTTAAATAAGCCTGCCGAGGCAATTAATATTTATGACGTACTGATGGCGAATGACCCTTTTCCGTCGTATCTTGGTAAGGCACTGGCGCTGTATCAGCAAGGAAATACTGACGCTGCAATCCTGTTGTTTAAGAAAGAAAAAATTGAAAACCCTCAATACCTGAATCAAACGTGGCTTAAAACTATGTACAGTCCCAAAACATTGAAATTGATTGAATCCCTGTCACAATTATGCAATAAATAG
- a CDS encoding DUF6531 domain-containing protein has translation MKRKLLILILPLFLLFNVFCFAAVNPKNGNFYVGYMDFVFSNSPMKLQISRTYNSKIADIGWFGVGWGSDYETYLITLPGGGVLMFNNGSGKRDVQKPKEWDMQDISVAIDELVTAMKTEGRLTTPDEILKMKSRLLNDQEVRHTYWKKYLNKGMVRNRVIAPGTKLYSSCGCGGFEYIVATAEGFNRSNSNGNTEFFNLAGKLIKIEDAKGNSLNFEFSDSLFIKKISDNSGNFLLIDVNKNGRIIQVADQKNRVAKYEYDQKNNLTYSCDIGAHIYRYEYDGNSNMTSIIYTDGQRMAIEYNKSGFATKVIYRDSTSTEYQYPSVSDTEYGSVVIQRNKKDSITSKESRWYSLKTDAIGTSWVWRLSLIINDKDSCIQIFNEAHHRIDTLFKNKEIYKYSYDIKGNLLKICEISGRCADVIITDNLLKTITVESRNFNFSYDDKNTPLLVTTPSGASLNCPVNFSKAATDAELTQLELWLRVLSYTYITDNIDNLWSR, from the coding sequence ATGAAACGTAAACTGCTAATATTAATTCTGCCATTATTTCTATTGTTCAATGTGTTTTGCTTTGCCGCTGTAAATCCTAAAAACGGAAATTTCTATGTCGGCTATATGGATTTTGTGTTCAGCAATTCCCCAATGAAGCTTCAAATTTCCAGAACCTATAATTCAAAGATTGCTGATATAGGCTGGTTTGGAGTAGGATGGGGGAGCGATTACGAAACTTACCTTATAACCCTGCCGGGTGGCGGCGTGCTTATGTTTAACAACGGCAGCGGAAAACGGGATGTGCAAAAGCCCAAAGAATGGGATATGCAGGATATCTCTGTTGCCATTGATGAATTGGTAACAGCTATGAAAACAGAAGGCAGGTTAACTACTCCCGATGAGATTTTAAAAATGAAATCCAGGCTGCTCAATGACCAGGAGGTGCGTCACACGTACTGGAAAAAATATCTGAACAAGGGAATGGTCAGAAATCGTGTGATTGCACCCGGTACAAAGCTGTATTCAAGCTGCGGTTGTGGCGGTTTTGAATATATTGTTGCTACTGCCGAAGGATTCAACCGGTCAAATTCCAACGGGAACACAGAGTTTTTTAACCTTGCGGGGAAACTGATAAAAATTGAAGATGCCAAGGGGAACAGCTTGAACTTTGAATTCAGCGATTCACTTTTTATTAAAAAAATAAGTGACAACAGCGGCAACTTTCTTCTAATTGATGTCAATAAAAACGGAAGGATTATTCAGGTTGCTGATCAGAAAAACAGGGTCGCAAAATATGAATATGACCAGAAAAATAATCTTACTTACAGCTGCGATATCGGAGCCCACATTTATAGATATGAGTACGACGGTAACAGCAACATGACCTCGATTATATATACGGACGGTCAGCGCATGGCAATAGAATACAATAAATCGGGCTTTGCCACCAAAGTAATTTACCGCGACAGCACCAGTACCGAATATCAATATCCCAGCGTATCGGATACCGAATATGGCTCTGTGGTCATTCAGCGAAACAAAAAAGATAGCATTACAAGTAAAGAATCACGCTGGTACAGTTTGAAAACAGATGCCATTGGAACGTCCTGGGTATGGCGGCTGTCGCTGATAATTAATGATAAGGATTCATGCATTCAAATCTTTAATGAAGCACACCACCGGATTGATACGTTGTTTAAAAATAAAGAAATCTACAAGTATAGCTATGATATTAAAGGCAACTTGCTAAAAATATGCGAAATTTCCGGACGCTGCGCCGACGTTATTATTACGGATAATCTGTTGAAAACTATTACCGTTGAATCCCGCAATTTTAATTTTTCTTATGACGATAAAAATACGCCTCTGCTTGTGACAACACCTTCGGGGGCAAGCCTCAATTGCCCGGTAAACTTTTCAAAAGCCGCCACGGACGCGGAACTTACTCAACTTGAGCTCTGGCTTAGGGTGCTGTCGTACACTTACATCACCGACAATATTGACAATCTTTGGAGCCGTTGA
- a CDS encoding tail fiber domain-containing protein, which yields MFRTLYKLTALIIFIVSVQAIIPHSANAQQNVGINATGALPDPSSALDIDSKSKGLLIPRMTSVQRLSIPLPANGLMVYDTDNKCVFFYDATIPSWVSMCTGGSGGSGVTGPTGPQGPQGPMGPQGPAGANGANGANGANGTNGTNGAQGPTGPTGAGLPGPTGPAGPAGASGANGVTGPTGAGLPGPTGPAGPAGANGAIGVTGPTGAGLPGPTGPTGAAGVAGAAGITGPTGLKGATGVTGPAGTAGVNGTTGPAGVTGPSGPVGCASVNYLFKSNGTTGTCTVAPVFETNFGKVGIGNTSPSQRLDVTGNINVANDSVYMINNHCVLTIKGSNNLFVGDDAAYWNNTTGSFGTAVGKAAMFANTTGSNNTATGANAMYSNNIGYNNTATGTKAMYSNTSGNNNAAFGAYSLYTNTTGGSNTAQGYNTLYYNTTGNQNTAAGYGALYVNTTGYVNTALGAWTLYSNTTGTENTGTGSASLYHNTTGMQNTGMGTWTLYRTTTGSLNTAVGHNSLYENTTASNNTGVGALSLYFNTTGSKNTATGGSALKNNTTGYNNTAAGYNALFGVVYGHDNTAIGYNANVNDSSLSNVSVIGSNAKAMNSNEVRLGDNTITFFYCMGAFNAITANPANLYVDAAGRIMRSASSARYKNNITDLEINTENIYKLRPVSYNSNGEKGRFFGLIAEEVALVIPELVEWAHEKDVVKGSTSDALIPDAVKYPALSILLLKEVQKHQQMLLEKDKEVANLKTLIDELSKSNAALNERLEKLEKK from the coding sequence ATGTTTAGAACACTTTATAAACTAACAGCACTGATTATATTTATTGTCTCAGTGCAAGCTATTATACCTCATTCAGCTAATGCTCAGCAAAATGTAGGTATTAATGCAACCGGTGCACTGCCCGATCCATCCTCCGCTCTTGATATTGATTCGAAATCAAAAGGGCTGCTTATCCCAAGAATGACCTCTGTACAACGCTTGAGCATTCCGTTACCGGCTAACGGATTAATGGTATATGATACGGACAATAAATGTGTCTTTTTTTATGATGCAACCATTCCGTCATGGGTATCCATGTGTACAGGCGGTAGTGGCGGTAGCGGAGTCACGGGACCAACCGGTCCTCAGGGACCCCAGGGTCCGATGGGTCCTCAGGGACCTGCCGGTGCAAACGGAGCTAATGGAGCTAATGGCGCTAATGGTACTAATGGAACGAATGGAGCACAAGGTCCTACCGGTCCCACCGGTGCAGGTCTTCCGGGTCCAACAGGCCCTGCCGGTCCTGCCGGCGCAAGCGGCGCTAATGGTGTAACCGGACCTACAGGTGCAGGTCTTCCGGGTCCGACAGGCCCTGCCGGCCCTGCCGGAGCAAATGGTGCAATAGGTGTAACAGGTCCCACAGGAGCTGGTCTTCCCGGTCCGACCGGCCCGACCGGTGCTGCCGGTGTTGCCGGAGCCGCAGGGATAACAGGCCCAACCGGATTGAAAGGTGCTACAGGTGTTACAGGTCCCGCCGGAACAGCCGGTGTTAATGGAACAACAGGTCCCGCCGGTGTAACCGGTCCTTCAGGTCCCGTTGGTTGCGCCAGCGTAAATTATCTTTTTAAATCCAACGGCACAACAGGAACATGTACTGTTGCACCGGTATTTGAAACTAACTTCGGAAAAGTAGGAATTGGCAATACCAGCCCCAGTCAAAGGCTTGATGTTACCGGAAATATTAATGTTGCAAACGACAGCGTTTACATGATAAATAATCATTGCGTTCTTACCATTAAAGGAAGCAATAATCTTTTTGTCGGCGACGATGCCGCTTACTGGAATAATACTACCGGCTCCTTTGGAACCGCGGTAGGCAAGGCTGCAATGTTTGCAAATACAACCGGCTCAAACAATACTGCAACAGGTGCAAATGCCATGTATTCGAATAATATAGGCTACAATAATACTGCTACCGGAACCAAGGCAATGTATTCGAACACATCAGGAAATAATAATGCAGCCTTTGGTGCCTATTCGCTCTATACAAATACCACCGGCGGCTCCAACACAGCGCAGGGCTATAATACACTTTATTATAATACTACGGGAAACCAGAACACTGCGGCTGGCTATGGTGCCCTTTATGTCAATACTACCGGTTATGTAAATACCGCTTTGGGTGCATGGACACTTTATTCAAATACAACAGGTACTGAAAACACAGGTACGGGAAGTGCATCCTTATACCATAATACGACCGGTATGCAGAATACCGGTATGGGAACCTGGACACTGTATCGCACAACCACCGGCTCACTTAATACAGCGGTAGGTCATAATTCTCTTTACGAGAATACAACGGCTAGTAATAATACCGGCGTTGGAGCTTTATCACTCTATTTCAATACCACAGGCTCTAAGAATACCGCAACCGGGGGTTCGGCGTTGAAGAATAACACCACCGGATATAATAATACCGCAGCCGGCTACAACGCACTTTTTGGTGTGGTGTACGGACATGACAATACCGCTATTGGCTATAATGCAAATGTGAATGACAGCAGTCTGAGCAATGTTTCAGTAATCGGTTCAAACGCAAAAGCCATGAATAGCAATGAGGTGCGTTTGGGCGATAATACCATTACCTTCTTTTATTGTATGGGCGCTTTCAATGCCATTACCGCCAATCCTGCAAATCTTTATGTTGACGCCGCCGGCCGTATTATGAGGTCTGCCTCTTCGGCACGCTACAAAAATAATATTACCGACCTTGAAATCAACACAGAGAATATATATAAGCTGAGGCCTGTTTCATATAACTCTAATGGTGAAAAGGGCAGATTCTTTGGCCTGATTGCTGAAGAAGTGGCATTGGTAATTCCTGAATTGGTTGAATGGGCTCACGAAAAAGATGTTGTGAAAGGCAGTACTTCCGATGCCCTGATTCCCGATGCGGTGAAGTACCCCGCACTCTCAATCCTGCTTCTTAAAGAAGTTCAGAAACATCAACAAATGTTGCTTGAAAAAGACAAAGAAGTTGCAAACCTCAAAACTTTGATTGATGAGCTTAGTAAATCGAATGCCGCATTAAACGAACGACTGGAAAAACTTGAAAAGAAATAG
- a CDS encoding PKD domain-containing protein yields the protein MAMAQCGGTVLTVNNPSFEGPQAPHITPPGWDICMPGVTPDTQPGSWGITLPPSNGNSYLGLVHQSSSNWQEGAGQTLSSPMIAGTTYNFTIDLATTNVYGYGIIPGCVELQLFGGTAGINGGCDAAELLWQSGNVTNLTWVTFPITFTPTQNWNHILFRIQSLGCTDGPYIMVDNMTPLVPMTDIPEFGFNNVCNGDLVQFTDSSASPSGIITNWNWHFGDGDSSVSQDPNHTYAAPGTYSVTLEIYSDVPCTTSVTHLVHVYPIPVANFTPPVGCVGSSVSFTDGSNGNGGTVSNWHWTFGDGGSSTAQNPAHTYYNPGQYNVTLTVVSSDSCHSATFTAPITISQLQANATVIDNVSCFGGADGSGTVTALNGLSPYTYNWSGGGSGANISSLDAGTYTVTVTDSAGCVVVDTLTITEPTLLTAAITNSVNVLCNGDSTGSAVITAAGGTAPYSYNWIPYGGSGSTANGLAAGTYIITVTDGNNCTALDTVTITEPTALSLLLNPTDESCVYSCNGKVEADVYGGVPPYTYHWNNLQTTPAATSLCDGSYSVTVTDANNCALNSTSHVGTSTLVDATFGASPITGSIPLSVNFTFLGTGASQFSWTFGDGGTSTIQNPVHVYPNIGTYTVKLIISSGAPDFCVDTFFVDIIAILPSSLVVPNVFTPNGDSHNDLFKPESVAIGTYSCVIYNRWGKLVYEGTNPAEGWNGVEKSGGDAADGVYYYIIEATGLDGVVYKLNGTVTLIR from the coding sequence ATGGCAATGGCGCAGTGTGGAGGGACCGTTCTTACTGTGAACAATCCGTCATTTGAAGGACCCCAGGCTCCCCATATTACCCCTCCGGGCTGGGATATATGCATGCCCGGTGTTACCCCCGATACTCAGCCGGGTTCATGGGGAATTACATTACCACCCTCAAACGGTAATTCATACCTTGGTCTGGTTCATCAGTCAAGCTCAAACTGGCAGGAAGGTGCCGGGCAAACACTCAGTTCACCCATGATTGCCGGTACAACTTATAATTTCACGATAGATCTGGCTACCACCAACGTATATGGATACGGAATTATTCCCGGCTGCGTGGAACTGCAACTTTTTGGAGGTACTGCCGGGATTAACGGCGGGTGCGATGCTGCCGAACTTTTATGGCAGTCGGGCAATGTAACCAATCTTACATGGGTTACATTCCCCATTACCTTTACTCCGACTCAGAACTGGAACCATATTTTATTTCGGATTCAAAGTCTGGGTTGTACCGATGGACCTTATATCATGGTTGATAATATGACACCACTGGTCCCAATGACTGATATTCCTGAATTCGGTTTTAATAATGTATGCAATGGCGATTTAGTGCAATTTACCGATTCCTCTGCTTCTCCGTCGGGAATTATTACAAACTGGAACTGGCATTTTGGTGATGGCGATTCAAGCGTTTCTCAGGATCCGAATCATACGTATGCAGCACCCGGAACTTACAGCGTTACGCTCGAAATCTACAGCGATGTTCCTTGTACCACTTCAGTTACACATTTGGTTCATGTTTATCCGATTCCCGTCGCGAATTTCACACCTCCCGTTGGTTGTGTCGGTTCGTCGGTGAGCTTTACGGATGGCTCGAACGGCAACGGCGGTACAGTCAGTAATTGGCACTGGACCTTTGGTGACGGAGGAAGCAGTACTGCACAAAACCCGGCGCATACCTATTATAATCCCGGTCAATATAATGTTACGCTAACGGTAGTATCATCAGATAGCTGCCATTCAGCAACCTTCACGGCACCTATTACAATATCCCAGCTACAGGCCAATGCAACAGTTATTGATAATGTAAGCTGTTTTGGTGGCGCCGATGGGAGCGGAACGGTTACAGCACTCAATGGTCTTTCTCCATATACATATAATTGGTCGGGTGGCGGAAGCGGTGCCAATATCAGCAGCCTTGACGCAGGAACCTATACAGTTACAGTAACAGATTCTGCAGGTTGTGTGGTTGTTGATACACTCACCATTACAGAACCAACGCTGTTAACTGCGGCGATTACCAACAGTGTAAATGTGCTCTGCAACGGCGACAGTACCGGAAGTGCAGTGATAACTGCCGCAGGAGGTACTGCACCTTATTCCTATAACTGGATTCCTTACGGAGGAAGCGGATCAACTGCCAATGGGCTTGCCGCCGGTACCTATATTATTACCGTTACTGATGGAAATAACTGCACTGCACTCGATACCGTGACTATTACTGAGCCAACAGCGCTTTCACTGCTTCTGAATCCGACTGATGAGAGTTGTGTATACAGTTGCAACGGTAAAGTTGAAGCTGATGTATATGGTGGTGTGCCTCCTTATACATACCATTGGAACAACCTGCAAACGACACCTGCGGCTACTTCACTTTGCGATGGAAGTTATAGTGTGACCGTTACAGATGCAAATAACTGCGCACTCAACAGTACTTCACATGTTGGTACCAGTACATTGGTTGACGCAACTTTTGGCGCAAGCCCAATAACCGGCAGCATTCCGCTGAGCGTTAACTTCACGTTTTTAGGAACCGGTGCATCGCAGTTTTCATGGACATTTGGCGACGGCGGTACTTCAACAATTCAAAATCCGGTTCATGTTTATCCTAACATCGGAACTTACACCGTTAAATTAATAATCAGCAGCGGTGCACCTGATTTCTGTGTCGACACCTTCTTTGTTGATATCATCGCAATTCTGCCCTCTTCGCTGGTAGTACCGAATGTGTTTACACCCAATGGCGATAGCCACAATGACCTTTTTAAACCGGAATCTGTTGCCATTGGTACCTATTCCTGTGTTATCTATAACCGCTGGGGAAAATTAGTGTATGAAGGTACCAATCCTGCTGAAGGCTGGAACGGAGTTGAAAAAAGCGGTGGTGATGCCGCAGACGGAGTATATTACTACATAATTGAAGCTACCGGTCTTGATGGTGTGGTATATAAATTAAATGGAACTGTAACTTTAATAAGATAA